From Nitrospirae bacterium YQR-1, a single genomic window includes:
- the rsxC gene encoding electron transport complex subunit RsxC: MSFTTFQLGGIHPPERKELVAASAIEEMKSPQKVIIPLSQHIGAPCKASVEVGQEVKAGQVIGAPEGFVSAAVHSSIGGKVAAFESVLMPIGRMVPAIVVERPANRQDEAWHPAQDDKDYLKRSPDELKSRIKAAGIVGMGGATFPTHVKISPPKEKPIDAVIINGAECEPYLCADHRVMLESPEPVIEGLKILMTVLGVSKGYVGIEANKPDAVERMLEAAKGANIEVRTLQIKYPQGAEKMLIKSILDREVPAGGLPMDVGVVVQNVGTAYAIYEACRYGKPLIERVVSVTGGGVNNPKNLRVKVGTPISQLIESCGGLKSSAGKVISGGPMMGFAFFDLNTPVTKGTSGIVVLEDKDATGNDKYYNCIRCGRCVEACPMGLMPLMLSLYSEKGHYADAKDYKLFDCFECGSCTYVCPANRPIVQQIKLAKTQVKP, encoded by the coding sequence TTGAGTTTTACGACATTTCAGCTTGGTGGGATACATCCACCGGAGCGCAAAGAGTTAGTGGCGGCGTCAGCTATTGAGGAGATGAAATCTCCACAAAAAGTGATTATTCCGTTAAGTCAGCACATAGGGGCGCCGTGTAAGGCCTCTGTAGAGGTAGGGCAGGAGGTTAAAGCCGGGCAGGTGATAGGGGCGCCGGAGGGTTTCGTGTCGGCGGCGGTTCACTCTTCAATAGGCGGTAAGGTGGCCGCCTTTGAGTCCGTGTTAATGCCTATTGGCCGGATGGTGCCTGCTATTGTTGTTGAGAGACCTGCAAATCGCCAAGATGAGGCGTGGCACCCTGCACAGGACGATAAAGACTATCTGAAACGCTCTCCCGATGAGCTTAAATCAAGAATAAAAGCAGCCGGTATCGTGGGAATGGGCGGGGCAACCTTTCCAACACATGTAAAAATCAGCCCGCCGAAGGAAAAACCCATTGATGCAGTTATAATTAACGGGGCGGAGTGCGAACCCTACCTGTGTGCCGACCACAGGGTTATGCTGGAGAGCCCTGAGCCGGTTATAGAGGGGCTTAAAATCCTTATGACAGTACTTGGCGTATCCAAAGGATATGTGGGAATAGAGGCAAATAAACCCGATGCCGTAGAAAGGATGCTTGAGGCGGCAAAGGGCGCTAACATAGAGGTGCGGACTCTTCAGATTAAGTACCCGCAGGGCGCCGAGAAAATGCTTATTAAATCCATATTGGACAGGGAAGTACCGGCAGGCGGGTTGCCTATGGATGTCGGTGTCGTTGTTCAGAATGTAGGAACTGCATATGCAATTTATGAGGCGTGCAGGTACGGTAAACCGCTTATAGAAAGAGTGGTAAGTGTCACAGGCGGTGGGGTAAATAATCCTAAAAATTTGAGAGTAAAGGTAGGCACTCCCATTTCGCAACTTATTGAGTCATGTGGGGGGCTTAAATCATCGGCAGGGAAGGTAATATCGGGCGGCCCGATGATGGGTTTTGCGTTTTTTGATTTAAACACTCCGGTAACCAAAGGGACATCCGGCATAGTTGTGCTTGAGGATAAGGACGCCACAGGCAACGATAAGTATTATAACTGCATTCGTTGTGGAAGGTGTGTTGAAGCATGTCCGATGGGGCTCATGCCTCTTATGTTGAGCCTGTACTCGGAAAAGGGCCATTATGCGGACGCTAAGGATTATAAACTTTTCGATTGCTTTGAATGCGGGTCATGTACATATGTGTGTCCGGCAAACAGGCCGATTGTGCAGCAGATTAAGCTTGCTAAGACGCAGGTTAAACCATAA
- a CDS encoding RnfABCDGE type electron transport complex subunit D has protein sequence MEAGKNNNLIVSVSPHLRSGESINRIMWTVTASLLPAYAMGFYYFGPKAVFVTLFCILGSMGSEYFVQKLAGKEISLKDGSAVLTGLLLGMNMPSSVPYYIPLVSSFVAVAITKQLFGGIGYNVFNPALMGRAFALITWPRAMTTWAEPTADFTGMDAKTTATPLGILKEQGVDKLLEVFGDKMHLYSELLLGHRAGSLGETSVIAILVGAAFLLVRGYITLRIPAAFLGSVAAGAWVFGGKQGIFTGDPLIHLLSGGLMLGAFYMATDYVTCPTTKKGQVFFGIGCGLLTILIRLKAGYPEGVMFAILIMNCFTPLIDRGFKTKVFGAKKKA, from the coding sequence ATGGAAGCAGGTAAAAATAATAACTTAATAGTTTCTGTAAGCCCACACCTCAGAAGTGGTGAGAGTATAAACAGAATCATGTGGACGGTGACTGCAAGCCTGTTGCCGGCATATGCCATGGGATTTTACTACTTTGGGCCAAAGGCGGTATTTGTCACACTTTTTTGTATCTTAGGGTCAATGGGCAGTGAGTATTTTGTCCAAAAACTTGCCGGTAAGGAAATATCGTTAAAAGATGGCAGTGCTGTTCTGACCGGTCTGCTTTTAGGAATGAACATGCCCTCAAGTGTGCCGTATTACATACCACTTGTGAGTTCTTTTGTGGCTGTAGCAATAACTAAGCAGTTGTTTGGTGGTATTGGTTACAATGTGTTTAATCCTGCGTTGATGGGACGCGCCTTTGCCCTTATAACCTGGCCGCGGGCGATGACTACGTGGGCTGAACCTACAGCAGATTTTACCGGTATGGACGCTAAAACTACAGCCACTCCGCTTGGAATTCTGAAGGAGCAAGGTGTTGATAAACTTTTAGAGGTATTTGGCGACAAGATGCACCTGTATTCGGAGCTGTTATTAGGACACAGGGCCGGCTCGCTGGGCGAGACCTCGGTTATAGCAATATTAGTTGGTGCTGCATTTTTGCTTGTACGTGGATACATCACACTGAGGATACCTGCTGCATTTTTAGGTTCTGTTGCAGCGGGGGCCTGGGTCTTTGGCGGAAAGCAGGGAATTTTCACAGGGGATCCGTTAATACACCTCCTTAGCGGCGGCCTGATGCTTGGTGCATTTTATATGGCAACGGATTATGTGACCTGCCCAACCACAAAAAAGGGACAGGTGTTTTTTGGAATCGGTTGTGGTCTGCTGACCATTTTAATAAGACTTAAGGCGGGGTACCCGGAAGGCGTCATGTTTGCTATTTTAATAATGAACTGTTTTACTCCGTTAATTGACAGAGGATTTAAAACAAAGGTGTTTGGAGCTAAGAAGAAAGCATAA
- a CDS encoding FMN-binding protein, which yields MSTKEIIKITINLLVIYIAGGILLAGVYAKTSPLIFKANEREKKEALQRMMPEAEKVEKLGDWYPHEKHAEYFVAKKDGQVLGYVVQTFGKGYSSYINILFSVGEDFVIKNMDILKQGETPGLGDEIETKSFKGQFTGKQVDKLKVVKEETKEYVQAITGATISSRAVTEDGVKKGLEFLQGALKGDGSHGNASPAKEH from the coding sequence ATGAGTACAAAAGAAATAATAAAAATAACAATTAATTTATTGGTAATTTACATAGCAGGCGGGATACTGCTTGCCGGCGTTTATGCTAAGACCTCACCATTGATATTTAAGGCAAATGAAAGGGAAAAGAAGGAAGCTCTTCAAAGAATGATGCCTGAGGCGGAGAAGGTAGAGAAACTGGGAGATTGGTATCCACACGAAAAACATGCTGAATACTTTGTCGCTAAAAAAGACGGACAGGTGCTTGGCTATGTTGTTCAGACTTTTGGTAAGGGCTATTCAAGCTACATAAACATTTTGTTTTCAGTCGGAGAGGATTTTGTTATAAAGAATATGGATATACTGAAACAGGGTGAAACACCCGGTCTTGGTGATGAGATAGAGACCAAGTCGTTTAAAGGGCAATTTACCGGTAAGCAGGTTGATAAACTAAAGGTGGTTAAAGAGGAAACAAAAGAGTATGTGCAGGCGATAACCGGTGCAACCATATCCTCAAGGGCGGTAACAGAGGATGGTGTGAAGAAAGGCCTGGAGTTTTTACAGGGAGCACTGAAAGGAGACGGTAGTCATGGAAATGCAAGCCCGGCAAAAGAGCACTAA
- the rsxE gene encoding electron transport complex subunit RsxE, translated as MEMQARQKSTNYWSLVLIGIFKENAIFRLAISLCPAIAVTTGLKTGTLMGIAVVFVTVMVNITVSAIRAFIHPKIRIPIFMLIISGWVTVADLSMAAFARDAYKQMGLYIQLIVAFASILTRAEVFASKSKFVPSFFDGIGSGVGFMVALICISFFREFLGKGTLWGMEIIHARPLLIMLLPTGGFIATGLLMGFFNWIDIRFYGGKGAGGAGGH; from the coding sequence ATGGAAATGCAAGCCCGGCAAAAGAGCACTAATTACTGGAGCCTTGTTTTAATAGGCATTTTCAAAGAGAATGCCATATTCAGGCTTGCTATAAGCCTGTGTCCGGCAATAGCGGTCACAACGGGTTTGAAAACCGGTACGCTTATGGGCATAGCGGTCGTGTTTGTTACTGTGATGGTTAATATAACGGTATCGGCAATCAGGGCTTTTATTCATCCTAAAATAAGAATACCGATTTTCATGTTGATAATATCGGGGTGGGTCACTGTGGCAGACCTTTCTATGGCGGCTTTTGCCCGGGATGCTTACAAGCAGATGGGGTTATACATTCAGTTGATAGTGGCATTTGCCTCAATTCTTACGAGGGCGGAGGTGTTTGCCAGTAAGAGTAAATTTGTTCCGTCGTTTTTTGATGGTATAGGCAGTGGAGTTGGCTTTATGGTAGCGTTGATTTGTATAAGTTTCTTTAGAGAATTTTTGGGCAAGGGAACACTTTGGGGAATGGAGATAATTCATGCAAGGCCGCTTTTGATAATGCTTTTACCTACCGGCGGCTTTATCGCAACCGGCCTGTTGATGGGATTTTTTAACTGGATAGATATAAGGTTTTATGGCGGCAAGGGAGCAGGTGGCGCAGGTGGACATTAA
- a CDS encoding electron transport complex subunit RsxA, translated as MEKEFLKLFEIFIASALINNFVFTRFLGLCIFFGVTKRVETSVGMSITFTSVMMVSAALSWLVFNYIMVPLDLTFLKIVIFIGIIASFVQASDTIMRKVSPGLYYKLGVYLALISTNCIILAVPLINAGDKYSFIESITLGLGSGLGFALALIIMASIREKLELADVPKPFQGLPIAFVTTGLIALAFLGFSGIITQ; from the coding sequence GTGGAAAAAGAATTCCTGAAATTATTTGAAATATTTATTGCCTCAGCGTTGATTAATAACTTTGTATTTACCCGTTTTTTGGGCCTCTGTATATTTTTTGGAGTAACAAAGAGGGTAGAGACGTCGGTGGGGATGAGTATAACATTTACATCGGTTATGATGGTCTCGGCTGCGCTTAGCTGGCTTGTTTTTAACTACATAATGGTACCGCTTGATCTGACATTTTTAAAGATAGTTATATTCATCGGTATCATAGCCTCCTTTGTGCAGGCCTCAGATACAATTATGAGAAAGGTCAGTCCGGGGCTTTACTATAAGTTAGGGGTTTATCTTGCGTTAATTTCAACAAACTGTATAATTCTTGCTGTACCTTTAATAAATGCCGGGGACAAATACAGCTTTATTGAATCTATAACGCTTGGGCTTGGCTCAGGACTTGGTTTTGCCTTGGCGCTTATAATTATGGCAAGCATAAGAGAAAAACTGGAGCTGGCGGATGTTCCGAAGCCTTTTCAGGGACTTCCGATAGCGTTTGTGACAACAGGGCTGATAGCTTTGGCATTTTTAGGATTTTCCGGGATAATAACACAATAA
- a CDS encoding Fe-S cluster domain-containing protein: protein MADILIHIATLISEFFRLLSDLGIGNFIDHFPIPLAGVGGGVDAKESIDVAATIKFTVIFVAGIGVIFGFGLAFAAKKFSVKLDPKVEQVRDILAGAQCGGCGFAGCQQYAEAVVERPEVPSTLCTPGGAHVAELVAMITGKKAEVTEPKYSRVMCQGGANKAVKRFKYEGVKDCAAAVLAGGGDKACTYGCLGYGTCTTVCPFDAIHMGGEALPVVDIVKCTGCGKCAQVCPKKVIEILPASKGVVVACHCKDRGTDTRKSCQVGCIACGMCEKVCPFNAAEVKDNLSRINIDKCRVCGLCVTKCPTKAIVDLLPSRPKAFITESMCIGCNMCMKVCPVNAAYGELKKKHTIDQTKCIGCGICTAKCPVTAISGTFNFKEVYERAQLKKKVSAETKS from the coding sequence ATGGCAGATATTCTGATACATATAGCGACTCTGATATCGGAATTTTTCCGGCTTCTCAGTGATTTGGGAATTGGGAATTTCATAGACCACTTTCCAATCCCGTTAGCGGGAGTGGGCGGCGGAGTTGATGCGAAGGAGAGCATTGATGTTGCAGCCACTATTAAATTTACAGTTATATTTGTAGCCGGAATAGGGGTAATCTTTGGTTTTGGATTAGCCTTTGCGGCAAAGAAGTTTTCTGTAAAGCTGGATCCTAAAGTGGAACAGGTACGGGATATTTTAGCTGGTGCGCAGTGTGGCGGGTGTGGGTTTGCGGGTTGTCAGCAGTATGCTGAGGCTGTTGTAGAGCGTCCTGAGGTGCCCTCAACGCTTTGCACTCCAGGGGGCGCACATGTGGCTGAACTGGTTGCTATGATAACCGGTAAAAAGGCTGAGGTGACGGAGCCTAAGTACTCAAGGGTAATGTGTCAGGGTGGGGCAAATAAGGCCGTAAAGAGGTTTAAATATGAGGGAGTAAAAGACTGCGCTGCGGCGGTGTTAGCCGGTGGCGGTGATAAGGCCTGCACTTACGGCTGCCTTGGCTACGGCACCTGTACAACAGTTTGCCCCTTTGATGCAATACATATGGGGGGAGAGGCTCTTCCCGTTGTGGACATTGTGAAGTGTACCGGTTGCGGGAAGTGTGCTCAGGTGTGTCCAAAGAAAGTGATAGAGATATTACCGGCAAGTAAGGGTGTTGTTGTTGCGTGTCACTGCAAAGACAGAGGCACAGATACGAGAAAGTCCTGTCAGGTTGGTTGTATTGCTTGCGGCATGTGTGAAAAGGTCTGTCCGTTCAATGCAGCGGAGGTAAAAGACAATCTTTCCCGCATAAATATAGATAAGTGCAGAGTATGCGGCCTCTGTGTAACAAAATGTCCGACAAAGGCAATTGTTGATCTTCTGCCCTCAAGACCGAAGGCATTTATAACGGAGAGTATGTGTATAGGCTGTAATATGTGTATGAAAGTGTGTCCGGTTAATGCAGCATATGGAGAGTTGAAGAAAAAACATACTATTGACCAGACAAAATGTATAGGTTGCGGCATATGTACGGCGAAATGTCCCGTTACGGCTATTAGTGGTACCTTTAATTTCAAAGAGGTATATGAAAGGGCTCAACTGAAGAAGAAGGTAAGTGCAGAAACAAAATCTTAA
- a CDS encoding peptidylprolyl isomerase: MAQAKIGDKVRVHYKGYLSDGSVFDSSLEREPLEFTMGEGMLIAGFENGVLGMSEGDTKTVKISPEDGYGPYRDDMVLVVEKTQVPPAITPYPGMVLQVRSNDGSAANVTVAEISGNSITLDGNHPLAGKELNFDITLIKVI; encoded by the coding sequence ATGGCGCAGGCTAAAATAGGTGATAAAGTGCGTGTCCACTATAAAGGGTATTTAAGTGACGGTAGTGTATTTGACAGCTCTTTAGAGAGGGAACCCCTTGAGTTTACGATGGGGGAAGGGATGTTGATAGCCGGTTTTGAAAACGGTGTTTTAGGAATGAGTGAGGGAGATACTAAAACGGTTAAGATTTCACCGGAAGACGGCTATGGCCCCTACAGAGATGATATGGTGCTTGTTGTGGAAAAGACCCAGGTGCCGCCCGCTATAACCCCCTATCCCGGCATGGTGCTGCAGGTACGCTCTAATGATGGTTCAGCCGCAAATGTAACTGTTGCAGAAATTAGCGGGAATTCCATCACTTTGGATGGAAACCATCCGTTGGCCGGCAAAGAGCTTAATTTTGATATAACCCTGATAAAAGTAATTTAA
- a CDS encoding 8-amino-7-oxononanoate synthase has translation MPLRRYEQHLAALKSENLYRSIIDKESGQGGTISLKGGSLINFSSNDYLGLSCNPEIIKRTQKYIETYGTGGGASRLLHGGTLLHAELEAQTAALKQTESALTFSSGYVANVTAIPALAGKNTSIFSDELNHASIIDGIRLSGSPKHIYHHNDIDHLSELMQADKNPFKIVITESVFSMDGDVAPIKSINELCKAHNALLYIDDAHGTGVIGKGRGALAHFGVEPESHIIQMGTYSKALGSIGGFIAGAKVLTSYLINTARGFIFSTALPAYVAAASIASVEFIMQNPDIVNRLAENVRLLKSCLLDIGITVYFQDSAIVPIYFSTVAETLKASEYLLEKGFRVPAIRPKTVKIPRLRISVTALHTGDELRSLVYALKEALFLTR, from the coding sequence ATGCCTTTAAGAAGATATGAACAACATTTAGCGGCGCTTAAGAGTGAAAACCTCTATAGAAGCATTATTGACAAGGAAAGCGGGCAGGGTGGAACCATTTCGCTTAAAGGCGGAAGCCTTATTAATTTTAGTTCCAACGACTACCTGGGCCTGTCATGTAACCCTGAAATTATAAAACGTACTCAGAAATACATAGAAACTTATGGCACCGGCGGGGGCGCCTCAAGGCTCCTTCACGGTGGTACGCTCTTGCATGCTGAGCTGGAAGCACAAACAGCCGCCCTTAAGCAAACCGAATCCGCCTTAACTTTCTCATCCGGATATGTTGCCAATGTAACAGCTATACCTGCCCTTGCCGGTAAGAACACATCAATATTTAGTGACGAACTAAACCACGCAAGCATAATTGACGGCATACGCCTAAGCGGCAGCCCTAAGCATATTTATCACCATAACGATATTGACCACCTGTCGGAGTTGATGCAAGCAGACAAGAATCCTTTTAAGATTGTTATTACTGAATCGGTTTTTAGCATGGATGGCGATGTTGCCCCAATTAAAAGCATAAACGAGCTGTGCAAGGCTCATAATGCATTGCTTTACATCGATGATGCTCATGGTACAGGCGTAATAGGGAAGGGAAGGGGGGCTCTTGCTCATTTTGGGGTGGAGCCGGAGTCTCATATAATTCAGATGGGCACATACTCAAAAGCACTGGGTTCAATAGGTGGCTTTATCGCCGGAGCAAAGGTATTAACCAGCTATCTTATCAATACGGCGAGAGGTTTTATATTTTCCACCGCCCTGCCTGCTTATGTTGCTGCTGCTTCAATTGCATCTGTTGAGTTTATAATGCAAAATCCTGATATTGTAAATCGCCTGGCTGAAAATGTAAGACTTCTAAAAAGTTGTCTGTTAGACATTGGAATTACCGTCTATTTCCAGGACAGCGCCATTGTGCCGATTTATTTTAGCACGGTGGCAGAGACTTTAAAAGCATCCGAGTATCTGCTGGAAAAAGGCTTCAGAGTTCCTGCAATAAGACCAAAAACCGTTAAGATTCCACGTTTAAGAATATCGGTAACGGCCCTTCACACAGGTGATGAGCTGAGATCACTTGTTTATGCCCTGAAGGAGGCGCTTTTTCTTACAAGATAA
- a CDS encoding SDR family oxidoreductase produces the protein MKRIMVTGGAGFLGSHLCERLLNEGNEIICVDNFYTGRKENIVHLMDNHFFEVLRHDVCFPVYVEVDQIYNLACPASPVHYQFDPVQTTKTSVHGAINMLGLAKRLKIKILQASTSEVYGDPNTHPQPESYWGNVNPIGIRACYDEGKRCAETLFFDYNRQHKLRIKVARIFNTYGPKMLQNDGRVVSNFIVQALKGDDITVYGEGNQTRSFCYVDDLVDGLVRLMNSPDDFTGPVNLGNPGEFTILELAEKIIQLTDSKSKIVYNPLPPDDPTQRQPDITIAKEVLNWEPKIALEEGLVKTIAFFESLLGK, from the coding sequence ATGAAGCGAATAATGGTGACAGGCGGTGCCGGTTTTCTGGGCTCGCATCTGTGTGAGAGGCTGCTTAACGAGGGTAACGAAATCATATGTGTGGATAACTTTTATACAGGCAGAAAAGAAAATATAGTTCATCTTATGGATAACCATTTTTTTGAGGTTCTCCGTCACGATGTCTGTTTTCCGGTCTATGTTGAGGTGGACCAGATATATAACCTTGCCTGTCCCGCCTCCCCGGTACACTACCAGTTCGACCCGGTTCAAACAACTAAGACCTCAGTCCACGGCGCTATAAACATGCTGGGACTGGCAAAACGCCTTAAAATAAAAATCCTTCAGGCATCAACATCCGAGGTTTACGGCGACCCCAATACCCACCCTCAACCGGAGTCCTACTGGGGAAATGTTAATCCCATTGGAATACGAGCCTGTTACGACGAGGGCAAGCGCTGTGCCGAAACTCTGTTTTTTGACTACAACAGACAACATAAGCTGAGAATTAAGGTTGCACGGATATTTAATACCTATGGCCCTAAGATGCTCCAAAATGACGGTCGCGTAGTTAGTAATTTTATCGTACAAGCCCTCAAAGGCGACGATATTACCGTATATGGCGAGGGAAACCAGACAAGAAGTTTCTGCTATGTTGATGACCTGGTTGACGGTCTGGTCAGACTTATGAACTCACCCGATGACTTCACAGGCCCGGTTAATCTTGGCAATCCCGGCGAGTTTACAATCCTTGAACTTGCCGAAAAAATCATTCAGCTTACCGATTCTAAATCCAAAATAGTCTATAACCCGCTGCCACCCGATGACCCCACACAACGGCAACCGGATATTACTATTGCTAAAGAAGTACTAAACTGGGAGCCTAAAATAGCGCTTGAAGAGGGGCTTGTTAAGACTATCGCCTTTTTTGAATCTCTGTTGGGAAAATAA
- a CDS encoding ParA family protein, which translates to MGKTIAITNQKGGVGKTTVSVNLASGLNKRGKKTLLVDMDAQGNASASLGLIVEGGGKTIKDLMAEGGNPRDFMATVSSLEIIPSNNALKDIEETLVNGKSYDVLKKALAPITKDYDYIILDCPPSINAFTKNALAMSEHIIIPVDVGYFSLLGLKQLLEEIELAKKIVNPKLSILGVLACKYDRRTSLSAQVFDTLKESFPDKLFKTTIRLSIDVVRSQIQHKSVIDYNPGSNVAKDFQQLIEEILNG; encoded by the coding sequence ATGGGTAAAACAATAGCGATAACAAACCAAAAGGGTGGAGTCGGTAAGACTACTGTTTCTGTGAATCTGGCATCAGGGTTAAACAAGAGAGGGAAGAAAACCCTGCTTGTTGATATGGATGCTCAGGGAAATGCCTCGGCATCCCTTGGGCTTATAGTAGAGGGCGGAGGTAAAACCATCAAAGACCTGATGGCTGAGGGCGGAAATCCGCGGGATTTTATGGCAACCGTGAGCTCTCTTGAAATCATACCATCCAATAATGCTCTGAAAGATATCGAGGAAACCCTGGTAAATGGTAAATCTTATGATGTTTTAAAGAAAGCTCTTGCACCTATTACCAAAGACTATGATTACATAATCCTGGATTGCCCGCCCAGCATCAACGCTTTCACTAAAAACGCACTGGCTATGTCCGAGCATATTATCATCCCTGTGGATGTCGGATACTTTTCACTCCTTGGCCTTAAGCAACTGCTTGAGGAAATAGAGCTTGCCAAAAAAATAGTAAATCCAAAACTCTCCATATTGGGAGTTCTTGCCTGTAAGTATGACAGAAGAACGTCTTTGTCTGCGCAGGTTTTTGACACACTGAAGGAAAGCTTTCCCGATAAACTCTTTAAAACCACTATACGATTAAGTATTGACGTAGTGCGCTCGCAAATACAACATAAGAGCGTTATTGATTACAACCCTGGAAGCAATGTCGCAAAGGACTTTCAGCAACTCATTGAGGAGATACTAAATGGCTAA
- a CDS encoding formylglycine-generating enzyme family protein, with amino-acid sequence MEEIKINEHRNIAGYTDALTGMEFVFVEGGLFQMGDTFGDGFKNEKPLHEVRVDDFYIGIYPVTQGQWISIMEDNPSEFKVSNNHPVERVSMHDVVEFIRILNDRTGARYRLPTEAQWEYACRSGGKREKYSGGNTADKYAWYGSNSGNGTSAVGRKKSNGLGIYDMSGNVWEWVSDVYDDDAYSKHSCNNPLHVGHNGSFVIRGGSWSSVIEYVRCSNRQDADAGRILNCLGFRLVMDK; translated from the coding sequence TTGGAAGAGATAAAAATAAATGAACACAGAAACATAGCCGGATATACGGATGCTCTTACGGGTATGGAGTTTGTGTTTGTAGAGGGCGGATTGTTTCAAATGGGGGATACGTTCGGGGACGGATTTAAAAATGAAAAACCCCTACATGAGGTTCGTGTAGATGATTTCTATATAGGTATTTACCCCGTGACTCAGGGGCAATGGATAAGTATAATGGAAGACAACCCCTCTGAGTTTAAAGTTAGCAATAATCACCCCGTGGAACGGGTAAGTATGCACGATGTTGTGGAGTTTATAAGGATATTAAATGACAGGACAGGGGCGAGGTATCGTTTACCGACTGAGGCTCAGTGGGAATACGCCTGCAGAAGCGGAGGCAAAAGAGAGAAGTACTCAGGGGGCAATACCGCCGACAAGTATGCATGGTATGGCAGCAATTCAGGCAACGGAACATCTGCCGTAGGCCGTAAAAAATCAAACGGACTGGGAATATACGATATGAGCGGCAACGTGTGGGAGTGGGTTTCAGATGTGTATGACGATGACGCCTACAGTAAGCATTCCTGTAATAATCCTCTGCATGTAGGGCACAACGGTAGTTTTGTTATCAGGGGAGGCAGCTGGAGCAGTGTTATAGAGTATGTACGTTGCTCCAACAGGCAGGATGCCGACGCAGGGCGCATCCTCAACTGTCTGGGGTTCCGCCTTGTTATGGATAAGTAA
- a CDS encoding ribosome maturation factor RimP yields the protein METLKKIRNLVEEVAKRSNVEVAGIDVKGQGRRTLLRLTLDKEGGITLDDCERVSREVAVILDVEDMFPNSYTLEVTSPGIDRLLKGKKDFIKNIGNLLNVVTAEKIANGNFFRGRLQSVEENSITLSDGKKLVEIPIDNVSRAKVEIEIR from the coding sequence ATGGAAACACTAAAGAAAATAAGAAACCTCGTTGAGGAGGTAGCAAAGAGAAGCAACGTGGAGGTTGCGGGGATTGATGTGAAGGGGCAGGGAAGACGTACGCTTTTGAGATTGACGTTGGATAAGGAGGGGGGAATCACTCTGGATGACTGTGAGAGGGTCAGCCGTGAAGTGGCTGTGATTTTGGATGTTGAGGATATGTTTCCTAACTCATATACATTGGAGGTGACATCTCCCGGTATAGACAGGCTGCTAAAGGGTAAAAAGGATTTTATAAAAAACATAGGAAATCTTCTTAATGTGGTGACAGCGGAAAAGATAGCTAACGGGAATTTTTTCAGGGGACGTCTTCAAAGCGTTGAGGAGAATTCAATAACCCTTTCGGATGGGAAGAAACTGGTGGAAATCCCTATTGACAACGTATCAAGAGCCAAAGTGGAGATAGAGATAAGATGA